The DNA sequence AAAATTTAAGCTACAATTAATTTTCTTCAAACATTAATAGAGGTTAATTCAGGAGAAAATGGTTCAACACCTATTATAGAATCCAATAGAATCACCCCTTTCCCCCGATAAttccaaatttcaaaatttggtCCATCAAAGTCCGAAATAGAGAATTTGAATTCTAAACAAGCCTAAAATTCGAATCACATCAATTAATCTCCTAAATAAGACAAAGAAAtcgaagaaaatgaaaagtacaggaaataaaataagcaaaatacacaCGCATAAGGGTTTGAGCTAGGGTTCAAAGGTACCTTCTATGTTTGACGGCAAGGCTTAGCAAGGTTTAAGGAGAAACCCTTTCTAAAAAAGGAGAGCGACTCCAAAGCGATTGTATAGAATGCTATACATAGTTTTTCACAATTTGCTTCCCATTTTGGGTTGGGCTTCGATTATAATCTAGCCCACATAAAGTTCCAAGCTAGATTGATGCAAACTTGGCTTGGGCTTATAACACCGAATTGATTTTTTGTATCTgctaattatttcttatttactaaaattatatatacagaaaTCCAAAATATCTATTCTTTTAGTTTTAACTAAAATtatccatattttgagattataaAAATGGGGTTgaatcaatttatttataagtttgtTTATTGACATATCAAACACACCGCTATCATTATTAGGGATGCTACACACACCACTTGTGAGCGGGTGCCCCCATCCGGACAAGGCGCGGAGGAGGGATTGGCCCTCATAACCATCTGGCACCACCCACCCACCACCCACCCACAATGAAGAACAACCGaaaaaagcaaaaatgaaaggaaaaaaaaattcaaaataataacaaatccacAACAAGTCACAAAGTAGAAAATATCTAAAACAATCAAAACAACAATACATTTGAACAAAGAACTGCATAATGGTCGTGGGTCTCTTTGCAAATCCACGAACATTCATGTTTGTTGTTTCACGACCATTCTTGctttaagaagaagaagaaaaagtggaggaggagcgaggaagagaagaagaagtttttttttttttttttttttaatttaaccaCATTTATTGATGAGATATATTTTAAACAGTTCTATATgttcaataaataattatttaaaatatataacatcattaatataaatgaaaatgacaAAATCGAGCTGAAAAAAAGAGTAGCAAACTCTTTTATGAATCAATTTTCAGTGGACAATCCCAAACTGAGCTGCGCACCCATTTTGTGGTGAAACAATGCGAAGAGCAAGGCTGGGACTCAGTTTGAGGCCCATGTCGTCGTCTCCGATTCTCTCTCACCTCCCCTTCCTCTCTCCCCCTCGCATAACTCTTGTTAAACACCACGTCCTTCCCTCCAGGCACCTCACCACCACTAGGCTTCTCTTCTTCCTCCCCATATCGCCTAGACCCCTCTCTCCGTCCTCCTCCTTTTCCTCTTCCACAGTGGTGCCCCGAATCTCACTCTCTTCAAAGTGCTTCGATGTCGATCTCGAACCTTACCTCTCTTGCTCTATGCCCAATAAACGTCTCAGAGTCGCCGTCCTTCTCAGCGGCGGCGTCGATAGTAGCGTCGCTCTTCGCCTCCTCCACGCCGCTGGCCACGAATGCACTGCTTTCTACCTTAAAATCTGGTTCCAAGTACTCACCTTTCTTATATGCCTTAAGGTTTTGCAAAACTGGTTGCCCTTTAATGCTATATAAATACGTGATTGAATGAGTGCTAATATGGTAGCAtaagattttctttttaagtgcTCGTAAGTACTCTGTGCTTCAACATGCTTTCGATGATTTCAATGAAAGTGCTACTACTAGTTTGTGGAAGTTAGTACCTTGCCCAGTTTTTTCAGAGAAAACGATTTCATCGGTTATGATATGTGGTTTTTTGTAGGAAGACTTCGAGAACTTTTGGTCAGAATGCCCATGGGAAGAAGATTTGAAGTATGCTCAAGCTGTTTGTAATCAGGTCACTTTCTTCTCTTATTTGTAATTTTCCCTCGAGTTAAAAGTTTGAGATTTATCTGAAGGTGCATGTGGCGTGCATCagatgatatttaatttttaaattccaCCTCATTGTTTTTTTCCTCTGTTGTTACAGTCATAAagatttttgataaataataaaatcttaattGATAAGCATAAAATGCGCAACCCAAGTATACACTATGCAGTCATAAATTGATACATCGTGAAGTACATTTCATCTTCTGAAGTTATTGTAAAATTTTCTAAACCAactataacaattttttttaatcggtcTAATCCATCTTCAACATTTATTTGCATGAATAGCAATCTCCTGCATGATTTCTGTGAAGGGCTCTTGCCCTTGTGTATAATAGATTCGATCTTCTCTTGATTTTCTTGTATGGGTTATGTCCAAGAGATGTCTCATAActgaaacttttattttttattttttatttttatgtctcATAACTGAAACTAAATGATGTCTTTTCAGGTTGATATCCCTTTGGAAGTTGTGCATTTGACAGATGAGTATTGGAAGAATGTGGTGTGTATCAACCCTCTGAATGTATCTTCTTTAGATGATGTTCATTTAGCACTTGTTTTTAGCTATAACGTCAACCAAGATTCCTAATACCTGCTTGTTAGATCCTTTAACTTATAACCGTATGATGTTCCATCATATTTATGAATTCAAGCTAAAAAACAGCTGGTTAGTCTTTTTCACCATAATGTTATGAGAGATTTGTTTTGGGTTGTTACATAATGAAATTTAATGGTCAATATTTCAGGTGTCTTACATTATTGAAGAGTATCGATGTGGTCGGACTCCTAACCCAGATGTCCTTTGCAATACAAGAATAAAGTTCGGTATGTGGTCAACCTAATTTATAAGAGGCGCTTTTCTTTTTACCAGTAAATAATAATCTTATTGATGAATTTAAAAGATGCACTTTTGACCATTTCAAAGTTATCCACATACTATTCCTTTCGCTCTTTAAGCATGCAATGTTTTCCAGGTGCATTCATGGATGCCATCGGCAGTATGCAGTTTGACTATGTTGCTTCTGGACATTATGCGAATATTGTTCATTCATCTACGGATCAAATCGATAGGCCTTCCGTTCTAGAATTGTCAAAAGACATGGTATCTTCATGAGATACACATCACCGTCTTTATGGTTTCTTTCTGTTCTGTCTATATTCCAGATgtgtctaaatatttttttcttcttaagttTGAGGTTTATTTATATTTCCCCCAAGTAAGTAGGTTTTTAAATGGTTacttatgtttatttttatacatcTATACAACTTTTGTGATCATTGTACGCATCCTGAAAAGTTTTGAAGTTGCTTTAAGATGGGAGCCTGTATTTTTTACAGGGAGTTTTTAGTTCTCAAATGGGTTGCTGCTGTTCCATAAATGACTACTTAGGAAAGAAAATACTAGAGTGATTCATTGCATTTTTTTGGCAATATGCGTATAGCTGTCGCTTTGAAGAGGAGTTACCTTTACAAAATGTTCTAATGCTTTTTTGTTTTAccagtaaaatattatattaataagaataggcatagcccaagtacaaaaGCAGTATGCAAGAGGTAACACCTAGAGAGGaagaaatagaaacaagaaaatcatgcaaaTCTAGGCCATTGAAATCAACAGCTTTAGCCCATAGGGGATAAAGTATTAACAAAGAACGATCTAATCTCCTCTAGTGAGCGCTCCctatcttcaaaatttgcatCATTTCGCTCCCTATCTTCAAATATTCTCCAGAATTTTCTTGGTAAGTAAAAAATGTTCTCTAGCATATTGTCTGATTTTAATGTCTTTTAACTTGGGATTTTTTAGGTCAAGGATCAAACGTACTTTCTTTCACATCTCTCTCAGGCTCAGCTCAAGCGACTTATATTCCCACTTGGTTCTATTCCAAAGGTGAGTTGGGACTAGTTTTACTGCAAAGCAGAACTTTAAGGAGAAACAGTTAAATCTTGTGTttgttaattttcattttattcccAAGGTTACTAGGGACTAGTTTTATTGCTTCAGATCTTTATAGGGAAAAGGTTTGGATTCAAAACTCAtcccaactcatctcatttcatctaatcattacaactttcacaaattttcatacaaaatacaataaacaattcaactttttcaaatcccaaaacaaaaataatgttaaaaaataatattctaataatattttattcaactttcaacattcatctcatctcaactcaactcactatccaaacctctcaagtttatttattttcatcctGATTTCTCATTATCTAATTCTAGAACTCAGTCTTTGTCTGTTTCATTGGTGTCAGATTAAAATGGGTAACAATTGTTGTGAGAAAAGATTGCTCACAATCATTTGACTTGTTATATGATTTTAACTGAAATAGGTTAAACTCATTTATGCATTGATGTTGTTTTGGTGGTCGTTCACTCTATGCAAAGGGTTTTTCAATGTTGATGCGCACTGAAACATGAAAAGAAGCTTTTTCTGGCTGTAATTTCTCAAATTGTTGCTGTATTTGTGTCCTCATATGCTGATTCCTCTCGCTTTCTATCACTGCCCAATCATCTGCAGGACAAGGTTCGAAAACTTGCCACAAAATTTGATCTGCCCAACAAAGATAGAAAAGATTCACAAGGAATATGCTTCCTTGGAAAGGTATGTCTATTAAGCAGCAGTTTGTGACAAGTTTATACGTCTCCAGTATTTGTCCCCCCagccaaaaaaaatattttccagtGCCGGTAAGTGTAATTGCTAAACATCAGGATAACATTTCATTATTCTTGTTATCAATGGACCTCattcatactttttttaatatatatatatatatataagcaataAATACCATAAAGAGGCTCTTGTATAAGTTATCTTCAATAAAATTCTTAGTtgctgataaaataaaataaaatgtcataAAGAGCACaaaaggcataacccaagtacacacAAAGTATCTAACACCATTTGTTCACTTGTTTcttaaatctttttattttttttaattgtggtTGCTTATTGCTTGATTTATGACAAAGATCCTAAGTTGTGAATGCATTCATCTTGAAaccttttatttgtttaataattctttttttgcaGATAAAGTTTAGTGAATTTGTTGCTAGACACATAGGGGAGAAGGAAGGAGTCATATTGGAAGCTGAGACTGGAGATTTCCTTGGTAAACATCCGGGTTTTTGGTTCTACACAATTGGTCAACGTCAAGGTCTGCGTCTCCCTGGAGGACCCTGGTATGCTTTCTCATTGTGTATTGATGGCATCCTTTTTCATTcctttgttattattattgattcctctaaagtcctttttttttttttttttttttggattttattgattcttttaaacttcttagttttattttattttttattttttttcatctgagGCAATCCTCTCTTTGGTGGAACTCCCTTGGCATCTTTTAATGAATTCTCTTATTGACGAATTGTAATGGCTAGCATTTTCCTGATATTGGCAGATAATGtttgtttcatttgttttttttcactCTGGCTCATTAAAAACAGAAGTACTAACTAGCATGCCAATCAAAATAGAGTAAacactttttctttcatttggttGAACATGctgatattttttaatcatgaaaTACTTTTCCATAACAGCTTTTATTGTTCTAGTGTGATATATTCCTCTATAATGTGATGGTGTGAAAACTGGCTATAGTTGAGTTGTTATAAACTTATGGTATGCATTATACAGTTGAGCACACAATAATGTT is a window from the Carya illinoinensis cultivar Pawnee chromosome 14, C.illinoinensisPawnee_v1, whole genome shotgun sequence genome containing:
- the LOC122294973 gene encoding tRNA-specific 2-thiouridylase MnmA — its product is MRRARLGLSLRPMSSSPILSHLPFLSPPRITLVKHHVLPSRHLTTTRLLFFLPISPRPLSPSSSFSSSTVVPRISLSSKCFDVDLEPYLSCSMPNKRLRVAVLLSGGVDSSVALRLLHAAGHECTAFYLKIWFQEDFENFWSECPWEEDLKYAQAVCNQVDIPLEVVHLTDEYWKNVVSYIIEEYRCGRTPNPDVLCNTRIKFGAFMDAIGSMQFDYVASGHYANIVHSSTDQIDRPSVLELSKDMVKDQTYFLSHLSQAQLKRLIFPLGSIPKDKVRKLATKFDLPNKDRKDSQGICFLGKIKFSEFVARHIGEKEGVILEAETGDFLGKHPGFWFYTIGQRQGLRLPGGPWYVVEKDVKNNVVFVSRNYFSIDKRRRIFHVGSLKWLDGLLPNQLHQLQCKVRHGPGFYNCSLTMELGQDGCEDIAVVQLSGDDQGLAAGQFAAFYDGRVCLGSGIILESWDDQGFPVCAKALEIAGIKDKSKLGKPIKIKDKPETPLAVSDQKDGPNVHTLQNSYVAAIKQRRHSSKEEPISRFPVNWLQKIREKWMRIF